In a single window of the Flavivirga spongiicola genome:
- the iolD gene encoding 3D-(3,5/4)-trihydroxycyclohexane-1,2-dione acylhydrolase (decyclizing): protein MKTKRLTVAQATIEFLKNQYVERDGVQNKFFAGCFGIFGHGNVAGIGQALHQNPDFPYYVVRNEQGMVHTAAAFAKVKNRLQTFACTTSIGPGATNMITAAAGATINRIPVLLLPGDIFATRQVAPVLQQLESAQTQDISVNDCFKPISKYWDRINRPEQLITALPEVMRVLTSPAETGAVTLSIPQDVQAEAYNFPITLFEKRIWYIGRPEPDTTLLKKAITLIKNSKKPLIIAGGGTIYSDATESLKLLVENTGIPVTETYAGKGSLPYDNPHNLGAMGVTGTPGAIEIAKDADVVIGIGTRYSDFTTISKSAFQNPNVQFININVAEFDSFKHGALPLVGDAKVVLEGLNKALSTYKVEEQYKQKVADLNSSWDAFVSGIYSEKNETPAFQGEVIGAINNFAGEKDIVLCAAGSLPGDLHKLWRTTHPKGFHLEYGYSCMGYEIAGGLGAKMASPESDIYVMVGDGSYLMMSQEIVTAIQERVKMTIVLLNNDGYSSIGSLSNAVGTEGFGTYYRYRNEQTQQLDGGLLPIDYAANAASMGAYVIKAKNVSELKDALKEAKTIDRTTLIYIDVDRKKGVPGFTWWDVAIAEVSEKDAVKESLKTYQENKKSQKYYM from the coding sequence GTGAAGACAAAACGATTAACTGTAGCACAAGCAACTATAGAGTTCTTAAAAAACCAATATGTAGAACGTGATGGTGTGCAAAACAAATTCTTTGCAGGTTGTTTTGGGATTTTTGGACATGGTAATGTTGCCGGGATAGGTCAAGCATTGCATCAAAACCCTGATTTCCCTTACTATGTAGTACGAAACGAACAAGGTATGGTGCATACAGCAGCAGCTTTTGCAAAAGTTAAAAACAGATTGCAAACTTTTGCTTGTACCACGTCTATAGGACCAGGTGCTACCAATATGATTACGGCAGCAGCAGGTGCAACCATTAATAGAATCCCTGTATTATTACTACCGGGTGATATTTTTGCTACCAGGCAAGTAGCCCCCGTTTTACAGCAATTAGAATCAGCACAAACACAAGATATTTCAGTAAACGATTGTTTTAAACCCATTTCAAAATATTGGGATCGTATCAACCGCCCGGAGCAGCTCATTACAGCCTTACCGGAAGTGATGCGTGTATTAACATCGCCTGCCGAAACAGGAGCGGTTACCTTAAGTATTCCTCAAGATGTACAGGCAGAGGCATACAATTTTCCTATAACATTATTTGAAAAACGCATTTGGTATATTGGAAGACCCGAACCAGACACTACCTTATTAAAAAAAGCCATAACACTTATAAAAAATAGTAAAAAGCCATTAATCATTGCTGGTGGTGGGACCATTTATAGTGATGCTACGGAGTCCTTAAAATTGTTGGTTGAAAATACAGGAATCCCTGTTACAGAAACATATGCCGGTAAAGGATCCTTACCTTACGACAACCCTCATAACCTCGGAGCCATGGGAGTTACAGGAACCCCAGGAGCCATAGAAATCGCTAAAGATGCCGATGTCGTTATAGGTATTGGAACACGTTATAGCGACTTTACCACCATTTCTAAATCGGCGTTTCAAAATCCGAATGTACAATTTATCAATATTAATGTTGCTGAGTTTGATTCGTTTAAACATGGTGCTTTACCATTGGTAGGAGACGCTAAAGTTGTTTTAGAAGGTTTAAATAAAGCGCTTTCAACATATAAAGTCGAAGAGCAGTACAAACAAAAAGTTGCGGATCTTAACAGCTCTTGGGATGCTTTTGTTTCTGGTATTTATTCAGAAAAAAATGAAACACCAGCGTTTCAAGGCGAAGTGATTGGTGCTATCAATAATTTTGCTGGAGAAAAAGACATCGTGCTTTGTGCAGCAGGGAGCTTACCGGGAGATTTGCATAAGCTATGGCGTACTACACATCCTAAAGGCTTTCATTTAGAATATGGCTATTCGTGTATGGGGTATGAGATTGCTGGTGGTTTAGGCGCCAAAATGGCCAGTCCTGAAAGTGACATTTATGTCATGGTGGGCGATGGTAGTTATTTAATGATGTCTCAAGAAATAGTTACTGCCATTCAAGAGCGGGTAAAAATGACTATTGTGCTGTTGAATAATGATGGCTATTCTAGTATTGGTAGCTTATCTAACGCTGTTGGCACCGAAGGCTTTGGAACTTATTACAGATACAGAAATGAACAAACCCAACAGTTAGATGGCGGTTTACTTCCTATAGATTATGCAGCAAATGCAGCAAGTATGGGAGCGTATGTTATTAAAGCTAAAAATGTTTCAGAATTAAAAGACGCTTTAAAGGAAGCTAAAACTATAGATAGAACAACCCTTATTTATATAGATGTTGACAGAAAGAAAGGCGTTCCTGGGTTTACATGGTGGGATGTCGCTATTGCTGAAGTTTCAGAAAAAGATGCTGTAAAAGAATCGCTTAAAACCTATCAAGAAAATAAAAAGTCACAAAAGTATTATATGTAG